Proteins found in one Salvelinus alpinus chromosome 11, SLU_Salpinus.1, whole genome shotgun sequence genomic segment:
- the LOC139534129 gene encoding spexin prohormone 1-like: MKGVRTITAYALALLLLVTLVSHSWSAPKGSFQRRNWSPQAMLYLKGTQGRRFISEDRKEGDVYDTLHLETRSQNTEKLSVNQAATVLLNFLQQAKEDGEENPEQLYFQDLPAWKREYF, translated from the exons ATGAAG GGTGTGAGGACTATTACAGCTTATGCACTTGCTCTTTTACTTCTGGTAACGCTCGTCTCCCATTCGTGGAGTGCACCGAAGGGCAGTTTCCAGAGGAGAAATTGGTCACCTCAGGCAATGCTGTACCTCAAGGGCACTC AGGGACGGCGGTTTATCAGCGAGGACAGAAAAGAGGGAGACGTATATGACACATTACATTTAG AGACTCGGAGTCAAAACACAGAGAAACTCAGTGTGAACCAGGCAGCCACAGTCCTGCTCAATTTCCTGCAGCAAGCCAAGGAGGATG GAGAAGAAAATCCTGAACAGCTGTACTTTCAAGACTTGCCGGCATGGAAAAGAGAGTACTTCTGA
- the LOC139534127 gene encoding vesicle transport protein GOT1B-like isoform X1, whose translation MISLTDSQKIGMGLTGFGVFFLFFGMILFFDKALLAIGNILFVAGLSFVIGLERTFRFFFQKHKMKATSFFLGGVLIVLIGWPIVGVVLEVYGFFLLFRGFFPVAVGFIRRIPILGSLLNLPFISGFVDKVGESNTMV comes from the exons ATGATCTCTCTAACGGACTCACAGA AGATCGGAATGGGACTTACAGGCTTCGGCGTGTTTTTCCTCTTTTTTGGAATGATCCTGTTTTTTGACAAAGCCCTCCTTGCAATAGGAAAT atCTTGTTTGTGGCTGGCCTGTCGTTTGTGATCGGTCTGGAGAGGACGTTCCGCTTCTTCTTCCAGAAACACAAGATGAAGGCCACCAGCTTCTTCCTGGGAGGAGTGTTGATTGTTCTTATAGGCTGGCCCATTGTGGGAGTGGTCCTGGAGGTCTATGGCTTTTTCCTTTTATTCAG GGGTTTCTTCCCAGTGGCAGTAGGCTTCATCAGAAGGATACCCATCCTGGGCTCCCTGCTAAACCTCCCATTCATCAGTGGG tttgTGGACAAAGTGGGAGAGAGCAACACCATGGTATAA
- the LOC139534127 gene encoding vesicle transport protein GOT1B-like isoform X2 — translation MISLTDSQKIGMGLTGFGVFFLFFGMILFFDKALLAIGNILFVAGLSFVIGLERTFRFFFQKHKMKATSFFLGGVLIVLIGWPIVGVVLEVYGFFLLFRGFFPVAVGFIRRIPILGSLLNLPFISGPS, via the exons ATGATCTCTCTAACGGACTCACAGA AGATCGGAATGGGACTTACAGGCTTCGGCGTGTTTTTCCTCTTTTTTGGAATGATCCTGTTTTTTGACAAAGCCCTCCTTGCAATAGGAAAT atCTTGTTTGTGGCTGGCCTGTCGTTTGTGATCGGTCTGGAGAGGACGTTCCGCTTCTTCTTCCAGAAACACAAGATGAAGGCCACCAGCTTCTTCCTGGGAGGAGTGTTGATTGTTCTTATAGGCTGGCCCATTGTGGGAGTGGTCCTGGAGGTCTATGGCTTTTTCCTTTTATTCAG GGGTTTCTTCCCAGTGGCAGTAGGCTTCATCAGAAGGATACCCATCCTGGGCTCCCTGCTAAACCTCCCATTCATCAGTGGG CCTTCGTAG